The Candidatus Manganitrophus noduliformans genome segment GGAGTCAGGGAGATGGCATCCATTGTGGAGGTTCTTAATCATCGAGCCCGGCTCAATCCTCGCAATAAGGCACAGATTCTACATCCAGTTATTGCCGATCGGTTACTTTTTCAAAGTCAAATCGGAACTGATGAGGTAAAAGTTTGGGCGCTTTCCCCATCAGGCGGATCTGTTCAAAAAGCTTTGATGGAAATTGGATCCCTAATCCCTACTGAAGGGGACGATAGAAGAGTTGTACCGAGATCTTCACAAAATCATAATGCGGTAGTCGTCTGGATTCAGTTTGGAGAACGAGCTATCCTCCTTGGATCAGACCTTCTTGAAACTGGCGACCCCTATACCGGATGGACGGCAATTGTAAACTCACAGCTTCGGCCCCAAGGAAAAGCCAATCTCTTTAAAATTCCTCATCATGGGTCACACACTGGACATTGTCATGAAGTCTGGACTGAGATGACGGAAGGGGACAACAGCCACGCCATTCTTACGACCTTTACCCGAGGACAATCGATTCCAACAAAAAAAGATATTGATAGACTCAAAGGTTACACTCAAAAGGTCTACTGTACTTTAGAGCCTAAATCGAAAACCCAAAAACGACCTCCTGCCGTTGAGAAAACCATTAAAGGAATGGTAAAGCAACGTAAGGTATTAGGTGGTGAAATGGGGCAGATTCAAGTGCGAATGAAAAGGAACTCCGAGATCCGATTGGCTCTAAAACCCCCAGCAATTTTATTGTAGTTTAGACAACGTGAATAATCCATCGAAGAAGTCAGTAACTGCGAAACTGCATCCTAATTACTGAGGTCTCACTTCAAGGGAGAAGCCCCCTTATCCAGGCCGGCTCCTCCCTCAGTTCATTACCACCTCACTTCAAGAATCAGATTAAAAGGCGTCTCGGCCGCGCGCCGAAAGTGCGTGAACCCCGCCTTGCGGAAGACCTCCGCCAGACGCGCCTCTCCCGCCTGCGCCCCGAGGACGAGACGCCCCCCCTCCGAGACCGCATGCGTACAACAGAGCGTCGTCGAGGCGGCGTAGTACAGCCGCGCCACCGGCGAAATGTTTTCTTCCACCCGGTCGTTGGCGAACGGCTCGATCAGCAGGACCGTGCCGCCGGGGGCCAGCACCTCGGCCGCGTGCCGGGCGTCGGCGACCGGATCGCCCATGTCGTGCAGGCAGTCGAAGAAACAGATCAGCCCGTACTGCTTGTCGGGGTAATTCATCGCCCCGGCGACATCGCCTGGAAAGCGCATCCGCGCTTCGCGAGCCCGCGGCGAAGCGCCGGGGGATTCGTCACATCTGCTGGGCGCATTATATTCTGAAGACACGCTGTTCATTTCCCCGGACATCCTGGAAGTCGTGCAGACGTGAGCCGCCTTCGGTTCATCGCGAGCGACGATCGACGATGACTTGTATCCTGGAATGCCGCTGCGATATAATGCCTAAATTGATAATGCAGCTGACAAAGAGTCGCTGTTGTTTGGATGCTGAGAGACCCACATGGATAATCTGGCGAGAAAGCCTGAAGGGGTTGAACCGGAAGATTTCCTGGCCGGAGGCGGGGAGATGGGGGCGCTGATACGCGCGCTCGACTGGTCGAAAACGCCGGTCGGCCCCCCGTCGCAGTGGCCCCAGAGCCTTCGCACGGCGGTCGGCATTCTCCTCAGCTCCCGGCATCCGATGTTCCTCTGGTGGGGACCGGAGCTGGTCCAGTTTTATAACGACGGATACCGGCCGATCCTCGGCACCACCAAACATCCCGCCGCCATGGGGCAGCGCGGCCGCGAATGCTGGAAAGAGATCTGGGAGATCATCTCGCCGATGCTGGAGACGGTCTTCGCCGGGGGATCGACCTACGTCCAGGACGGGCTCCTCTGCCTCTACCGCCACGGCTTTCTGGAAGAGAGCTACTTCAACTACGCCTACAGTCCCATCCGGGACGAGGTCGGCAACGTCGCCGGGGTCTTTGTCGCCTGCTCGGAGAGCACCCGACAGGTGATCGGAGAGCGCCGCCTCAAGTTGTTGAGCGACCTGGGGGGAAAGGCGTCCGAGGCGATCGATCCCGCGGAAGCGTGCGAGACCGCGGCGCGGCTCCTCTCCGCCGCCGGCCCGGACGTGCCGTTCGCGCTGATCTACCTCCTCGACCCGACCGGCCGCGCCGAGCTCGCCGGGAGCGCCGGGATGTCGGACGCCGGCGATGGCGGCGACCCCTCCCACTGGCCGATTGAGGAAGCGATTGCGACCGGCCAGCCGGTCTTCGTCGAAAACCTGGCGTCGCGATTCGGAAAACTGCCGGGAGGCCCCTGGCCGGAATCGCCTCAGAGGGCGCTCGTCCTTCCCCTTGTCCGCCCGGGGTCGGGGAAGGCGAGCGGCGCCGTCGTCGTCGGCATCAGCCCCCGGCTGGCCCTCGACGATCAATACCGAAGTTTCCTTGAATTGGTGGCGGGGCATATCACCACCGCCATCAACAACGCGCGGGCCCGCCAGGAGGAGCGCCGCCGCGCGGAGGCGCTGGCGGAGCTCGACCGGGCCAAGACCGCCTTCTTCAGCAACGTCAGCCACGAGTTTCGAACGCCGCTGACCCTGATGCTGGGGCCGATCGAGGAGGCGCTGGCCGACGCCGAATCACCGCTCCCCCCCGCCCAGCGGGAGCGGATCGAGCCGCTGCGCCGCAACAGTCTGCGGCTGCTCAAGCTGGTGAACGCCCTTCTCGATTTTTCCCGGATCGAAGCGGGGCGGGCCGAAGCCGCTTATGAGCCGACCGACCTCGCGCAGTGGACCGCCGACCTTGCGAGCGTTTTTCGCTCGACCATCGAGAAAGCGGGCATCCGCTTTACCGTGGAGTGTCCTCCACTCCCCGAGGCCGTTTATGTCGATCGGGAAATGTGGGAGAAGATCGTCTTCAACCTCCTCTCCAATGCATTCAAATTCACCTTTCAAGGGGAGATCTCCGTGGTACTCCGTTGGAAAGAAGATCGGGTCGTGCTTCAGGTCCGCGACACCGGGACCGGTATTTCCGAGGCGGATCTCCCGCATCTCTTCAAACGGTTTCATCGGATCAAAGGAGCGCGGGCCCGGACGCATGAAGGCTCCGGCATCGGGTTGGCGCTGGTGCAGGAGCTGGTCCGGCTTCACGGCGGGAGGATCGAAGCGGAGAGCCGGATCGATGAGGGGACGACCTTCACCCTTTCGATTCCGACCGGGTCGTCGCATCTGCCGCCCGACCGGATCGGACCGGCGCGAGCGGGCGCTTCGGCCCCCCTCGGCGCGGCGCCCTATCTGGACGAAGCGATGCGGTGGCTTCCGATGGAGCTTTCCGATTCAGGGCCGGCGCTTTTTGCTCCGTCTCTCCTCCCGGCGCTTGGAGGGGATCAGCCTGCCCTTCCGCTTCAAACCCCGCGCGCCCGCCTCCTTCTGGCGGACGACAACGCCGACATGCGGGACTATGTCCGCCGCCTCCTCAGCCCGCGCTGGGAGGTCGAGACGGTGGGAGACGGCGCCGCCGCGTTGGCCGCGGCCCGGGAGCGCCCCCCCGATCTGATGATCAGCGATGTGATGATGCCGGGGCTCGACGGCTTTCAGCTCCTTCGCGCGCTCCGCGCCGATCCGTGGACCAAGGAGATTCCGGTGATTCTCCTCTCCGCCCGGATCGGGGGGGAGTCGCGTCTGGAAGGGCTGGCGGCCGGCGCCGACGACTATCTGGTCAAGCCGTTCTTCGCCCGGGAGCTGATCGCCCGGGTGGAGGCCCATCTGGAGCTGGCCCGCGTCCGGCGGGAGCGGGACAAGGCCCTTCGCGAAAGCGAGTGGCGGTTCCGGACCCTGGCCGATACGCTGCCGACCCTCATCTGGATGTCGGGAACAGACAAACGGTGCACCTATTTCAATAAATCGTGGCTGGAGTTTACCGGAAAGACGATGGAGCAGGAGTTGGGGGACGGCTGGGCAGAAGGGGTCCACCCCGACGACCTCGCCCGCTGCCTCGACACCTACGTCACGGCGTTCGACGCCCGCCGCGCGTTTGAAATGGAATACCGGTTGAGACGCGCCGACGGGGAATACCGCTGGGTGTTCGATCTGGGGAAGCCTTGGTTTCATTCGGATGGCGCATTCGCGGGGTATATCGGCTCCTGCATCGACATTTCCGATCGGAGGGGGATGGAGGGGGCGCTGCGGAGGAAGACGGACGAAGCCGAAGAGGCGAGCCGCCTCAAGTCGCAGTTCGTCTCCAACGTCTCGCACGACTTGCGGACGCCGCTCGGCGCCATCCTCGGCTACACCCATCTTCTTTTGGCCGAGACGTATGGGCCGCTCGGGAAGGCTCAGAAGGAGCCGCTCGACGGGGTCCGGAGAAATGCGGAGAATCTCGTCAAAATGATCAACGATGTTCTCGATCTGGCCAAAATCGAATCGGGGAAAACGTTCTTGGATCTGGGGCCGGTCGACCTCGCTTCGCTGATCCGCGACATCCTGGAGGAGATCAAGCCGCTTTTGGAAAAAAGATCGCTTTCGATGCAGTGCGAGATCGAGGAGGGAGTTCCGGCCATCGAATCGGACAGAACGAAGATCCATCAGATCTTGACCAATCTTCTGTCCAATGCGATGAAATTCACCGAGGCCGGAGGGATCGCGATCCGGTTGAAAGATCAGCCATACACGGGGGGGATCGAAGTCGCCGTTCAAGACACCGGGATCGGAATTCTGCCCGAAGACCTCCCCAGAATCTTCGAGGCATTTTATCAAGCGGAAGGAAAGGGGAAATCGGCCGGAACCGGTCTCGGCCTCGCGATCGTCCGAGATCTGATCGGGCTTCTGGAAGGGAAGATCGGGGTCGAAAGCGAATTTGGAAAAGGGACGACCTTTACTGTTTTTCTTCCTTACCGCCTAAATGGGAAGAAAGAGTGATGGACGACGATCTGGAAACCCTGTCGCGGGAGCAGCTGATCGAAGAGGCCAGGAAACTGCGAAACGGCATCCGCCGGCATCGCGACAGCACGCAGCATGAACTCTGCTGGCATCACCCCGCCCTCTGGGGGCTTTTGCCGGAGAAGAGCGACCCCTTACCCGTCGTCCCCGATTGGCCGCAGTTCCTGCAAGGGTGCATCAAGTATCGCCAGTCGCTCGACGAACAGGCGCCCGGCGCCCCCCGGACAAAAGAACCTTATCCGGAATGATCGACGATAAATTTGGAATGGGGCTCTTCACCCCAAGCTCCACCTGCGACGATCAAAGTCGTGGGGCTGCTCGCCCCACCCCCCGCCGCGGGGGGTGCGTGCCCACCCCCCTTCGGATTCCCAGGGCAGCCGGGGGGAAAGTACCCCCCCAGCTCCCCCCGTCTACGGTCAGAACTCGCACAACGCACGGAAGAGCACCGTGGATTGTGCTTCAAACATGCTGACCTGATTCGGTCGATGAAACGTCTGACAGAAGAAACGCAGGAGAATGGGGGGCACAGGACGCCCTCGACGCGCAGGCTCTTTGCTCTCGGATTTCTAATTCCTAATTCCTAATTTTCAGATTCCTATCGTAGTTTTTTCAATACAAAACTGTAATCCTTATTACAGTCCTCCTGATAAGAAAGAAGATAAAGTCATTTATATTACTTTTGGCTCTTTTTCTGGTGGAGGAAATGAATGAGTGAGTCATCCATGGTGTCCCAGCCGCCGGTCTTTCAAACCCCACCCTCCACCCGCAAAGGGGAGATGCTCTATCGCACCCTCGGCCGCACCGGCGAGGAGGTCTCCCTGATCGGCCTCGGCGGATACCATATCGGCGATCCTCCCGACGAGGCGGAAGCGATCCGGATCATCCGCAAGGCGATCGACCACGGCGTCACCTTCATGGACAACTGCTGGGACTACCACGACGGCGGAAGCGAAATCCGGATGGGGAAAGCGCTGCGCGACGGCTATCGGGAGAAGGTTTTTCTGATGACCAAGATCGACGGCCGCACCAAAGAGGCCGCCGCCCAACAATTGGATGAATCGCTCCGGCGGCTGCAGACCGACCGGATCGACCTCCTCCAACACCACGAAATCATCCGCCTGGAAGATCCCGACCGGATCTTCGCCGAAGGAGGGGCGCACGAAGCGCTGCTGGAGGCGCGGCAGGCGGGGAAGATCCGCTATATCGGCTTTACCGGCCATAAAGACCCGCTCGTCCATTTGAGAATGCTGGAGATCGCGGAAAAATATAATTTCCGGTTCGATGCGGTCCAGATGCCGCTCAATGTGATGGACGCCCACTTCCGCAGCTTTCAAAACCGGGTCCTCCCCCTTTTGATCGAAGAGCAGATCGGGGTGCTCGGGATGAAATCGATGGGGGGGAAGATCATCCTGGAAAGCAAGGCGGCGACGCCGATCGAGTGCCTCCACTATGCGATGAACCTGCCGACGTCGGTCGTCATCACCGGGATCGACAGCCTGCCGATTCTCGATCAGGCGCTCGAAGCGGCCCGCACCTTCCGTCCGATGACGGCGGCCGAGGTAAACGCCCTCCTTCAGCGGACCGCCGGGGCCGCCGCCGAGGGGCGCTACGAACGCTTCAAGACCTCTTCGATGTTCGACGGCACCGCCCTCTCCCCGCAATGGCTCGGCTGAATGTGGGGGCCTGGAGAAAACAGGACCGGGGCGGTCTGTGCCGTGGCGGGAAGCGGACTCCTTTTTGCCGGGACCGCGCTCCATCCGATGGCGGCCGACCCCAACGATGCCGTGGCCGCATTCACCGAATACGCCGCCGATTCCCTCTGGGTCGCCAGCCATCTGACCCAGCTTGCGGGCGTCGCGCTGATGGTCGCGGCGCTTCTCCTCCTCGCCCGGCAGCTGGAGTCGGGGACGGGCGCCGGCTGGGCGCGCATCGGGGGGGCCGGAGCGATTGCCGGTCTCGCCTTGGCCGCCGCACTGCAGGCGGTGGACGGAATCGCCCTGAAGGTCATGGTGGACGCCTGGGCCGCCGCGCCCGCATCGCAGAAAGAGAACGCCTTCCACGCGGCGTTTGCCGTCCGCCAGGTGGAAGTCGGCTTGGCCGGGATGTTCTCCCTGTTATTGGGTGTCACGGCGGCGGTGTATGGCGGCGCGCTGCTGGCGGACGGCCGGTATCCGAGGTGGATCGGTGCGCTTGCCGTCATCGGAGGGGCGCCCACGGCGGCGGCCGGCGTGGTGATCGCCTATACCGGATTTTCCAGGCGCGCGATGGCGATCAATATGCCGGCGAATTCCGTCCTGCTGGTGTGGATGCTCGCGCTCGGCGTCTGCATGTGGCGCCGCGGGGAGACCCGACGCGAACGTTAGCCTCACGATCGCGAATTGCAATTTGAAATCCGATCGATTAATATTCTAAAATTAAATCCGACCCGCCGAAGCGGCCCCGCTGCAAAC includes the following:
- a CDS encoding ATP-binding protein, coding for MDNLARKPEGVEPEDFLAGGGEMGALIRALDWSKTPVGPPSQWPQSLRTAVGILLSSRHPMFLWWGPELVQFYNDGYRPILGTTKHPAAMGQRGRECWKEIWEIISPMLETVFAGGSTYVQDGLLCLYRHGFLEESYFNYAYSPIRDEVGNVAGVFVACSESTRQVIGERRLKLLSDLGGKASEAIDPAEACETAARLLSAAGPDVPFALIYLLDPTGRAELAGSAGMSDAGDGGDPSHWPIEEAIATGQPVFVENLASRFGKLPGGPWPESPQRALVLPLVRPGSGKASGAVVVGISPRLALDDQYRSFLELVAGHITTAINNARARQEERRRAEALAELDRAKTAFFSNVSHEFRTPLTLMLGPIEEALADAESPLPPAQRERIEPLRRNSLRLLKLVNALLDFSRIEAGRAEAAYEPTDLAQWTADLASVFRSTIEKAGIRFTVECPPLPEAVYVDREMWEKIVFNLLSNAFKFTFQGEISVVLRWKEDRVVLQVRDTGTGISEADLPHLFKRFHRIKGARARTHEGSGIGLALVQELVRLHGGRIEAESRIDEGTTFTLSIPTGSSHLPPDRIGPARAGASAPLGAAPYLDEAMRWLPMELSDSGPALFAPSLLPALGGDQPALPLQTPRARLLLADDNADMRDYVRRLLSPRWEVETVGDGAAALAAARERPPDLMISDVMMPGLDGFQLLRALRADPWTKEIPVILLSARIGGESRLEGLAAGADDYLVKPFFARELIARVEAHLELARVRRERDKALRESEWRFRTLADTLPTLIWMSGTDKRCTYFNKSWLEFTGKTMEQELGDGWAEGVHPDDLARCLDTYVTAFDARRAFEMEYRLRRADGEYRWVFDLGKPWFHSDGAFAGYIGSCIDISDRRGMEGALRRKTDEAEEASRLKSQFVSNVSHDLRTPLGAILGYTHLLLAETYGPLGKAQKEPLDGVRRNAENLVKMINDVLDLAKIESGKTFLDLGPVDLASLIRDILEEIKPLLEKRSLSMQCEIEEGVPAIESDRTKIHQILTNLLSNAMKFTEAGGIAIRLKDQPYTGGIEVAVQDTGIGILPEDLPRIFEAFYQAEGKGKSAGTGLGLAIVRDLIGLLEGKIGVESEFGKGTTFTVFLPYRLNGKKE
- a CDS encoding aldo/keto reductase, whose product is MSESSMVSQPPVFQTPPSTRKGEMLYRTLGRTGEEVSLIGLGGYHIGDPPDEAEAIRIIRKAIDHGVTFMDNCWDYHDGGSEIRMGKALRDGYREKVFLMTKIDGRTKEAAAQQLDESLRRLQTDRIDLLQHHEIIRLEDPDRIFAEGGAHEALLEARQAGKIRYIGFTGHKDPLVHLRMLEIAEKYNFRFDAVQMPLNVMDAHFRSFQNRVLPLLIEEQIGVLGMKSMGGKIILESKAATPIECLHYAMNLPTSVVITGIDSLPILDQALEAARTFRPMTAAEVNALLQRTAGAAAEGRYERFKTSSMFDGTALSPQWLG